The Medicago truncatula cultivar Jemalong A17 chromosome 4, MtrunA17r5.0-ANR, whole genome shotgun sequence genome includes a region encoding these proteins:
- the LOC11443754 gene encoding uncharacterized protein isoform X4, with protein MAVTTLTTSFLPAKPFPSRQFRLYKRRRLKIKASFPVPPPSPFENLFNTLISQCSSVNSIDFIAPSLGFASGSALFFSRFKSSQNSDVGEWILFASPTPFNRFVLLRCPSISFKDNERLIKDEKHYGRIRVNKREKDLEEELKYQRVCLSASDGGVVSLDWPVELDLEEERGLDSTLLIVPGTPQGSMDDNIRVFVIDALKRGFFPVVMNPRGCASSPITTPRLFTAADSDDICTAITYINKARPWTTLMGVGWGYGANMLTKYLAEVGERTPLTAATCIDNPFDLDEATRTFPYHHVTDQKLTRGLINILQTNKALFQGKAKGFDVGKALLAKSVRDFEEAISMVSYGFVDIEDFYTKASTRNMIKDIKIPVLFIQSDNGMVPAFSVPRNLIAENPFTSLLLCSCLSSSVMDTDTSALSWCQLVTVEWLAAVELGLLKGRHPLLTDIDLTIIPSKGLTLVEDARTDKNPKVGKLLELARSDAYNGYSIDPSEDLLEGSKNDAGLHFGPQQDVQQNFEQGDMSLQVKDGPLQQTSSSGRALVGEEDAASVDSEHGHVMQTAQVVTNMLDVTMPGTLTEEQKKKVLAAVGRGETLMNALEDAVPEDVRGKLKDAVAGILQARGSDLKFDRILNTAQSPNSSPGQKNQEKSPGASSAEVSENQSSSNQMKNTSSSIDGSDNVPSGMSEPAEGTKTEVIRVDEHSTSSAQSQESNNGVGSSRKETGESRDNSDTNEDLKGKIVLDMDHSKKELETGSKSYTPDRPDGAGGSEAEAVAEHKSQKGGIAKTDEEETDIPKVDQKSEDFSSDQSKTASTDAKEEPTSPISSENQTVEREGNVDENKDDKNMQQVSPQTNSSNSDSAAPGISVSQAFEALTGMDDSTQIAVNSVFGVIENMLSQLEKSSDNEDEVKDGKSVEHKLEEQQKSNTQSNDSNTSGKLEEQQKSNEAKVKDEKTVEHKLEEQQKGNSQSNDPNTSGNPSLDDHHDGISLRNDSCDTEEQLKSLSTINGSSVCDSQNYNSDDHPVKKPSNTNSQLIVERSLDDEWDGHRQVSSMPEFIVAGSYGHGNSPYKKYLHKHLVSEIPTKSLDLDTTTALFLDYFPQGQWKLYEQPQKMESSSADTEIYKEVGSKMKDRASAKSFDEEECIEPPYVILDTEKQQGPVKEFNTTDTENRMIHTDDDRSEKSIQFVKNKVLDSLKMEVGRKLNAAEVIEMKPKLTEDLEHVANAVSLAVVTSKGQQLLYFESQGRDFEGAVGKFGSLDGEYIIRAISSSVQQTSCLRKVIPVGVIVGSILASLRKYFNIAPRQENGHGKSLALGDGRKPGEKNYVIVDATEADQVPDEKTSFDHPIKSEFVESELEDSSKNTVMVGAVTAAIGASALLMQQQDSQGGNVNHKNQPEGLEEEVSDNQNNIITSLAEKAMSVAGPVVPTKEDGGVDQDRLVAMLADLGQRGGLLRLVGKFALLWGGIRGAMSLTDKLISFFHFSERPLFQRIFGFAGMILVLWSPVAIPLLPTIVQGWTTNTPSKIAEAACIIGLYIAIMILVMIWGKRIRGYENAFEQYGLDLTSKRLIEFLKSLIGGVMFIFSIHVVNAFLGCASFSWPHIPPSLDVMAWLKLCGQMGLLIVQGTVMASAISFVEELLFRSWLPQEIEADLGYHRGIIISGLAFSFLQRSLQSIPGLLLLSLSLSGARQRNGGSLSIPIGLRAGMLASTFILQKGGFLTYNYKGNIPLWMIGSHPFQPFSGLVGLVFSLSLAIILYPRPTSQKIESKE; from the exons atggcGGTTACAACCCTAACAACCTCTTTTCTTCCCGCCAAACCCTTCCCTTCCCGCCAATTCCGTCTCTACAAACGCCGCCGACTCAAAATCAAAGCCTCATTCCCCGTTCCTCCACCGTCACCGTTTGAAAATCTCTTCAACACGCTAATCTCTCAATGCTCTTCCGTTAATTCAATCGATTTCATTGCTCCGTCTCTCGGTTTTGCTTCCGGTTCTGCTCTTTTCTTCTCCCGATTCAAATCCTCTCAAAACTCCGACGTCGGTGAGTGGATCCTCTTCGCTTCTCCGACACCGTTTAACCGTTTTGTTCTTCTTCGGTGTCCGTCCATTTCGTTTAAGGATAATGAGAGGTTGATTAAGGATGAAAAGCATTACGGGAGGATTCGtgtgaataagagagagaaggaTTTGGAAGAGGAATTGAAGTATCAGAGAGTTTGTTTGAGTGCAAGTGATGGTGGTGTGGTTTCGTTGGATTGGCCTGTTGAATTGGACTTGGAAGAGGAACGTGGTTTGGATTCTACACTACTGATTGTGCCTGGTACTCCTCAAGGGAGTATGGATGATAATATTAGGGTTTTTGTGATTGATGCTCTTAAGAGAGGGTTTTTCCCCGTTGTTATGAATCCTAGAGGATGTGCCTCCTCACCTATCACCACTCCTAG GTTATTTACAGCTGCTGACAGCGATGATATCTGCACAGCTATAACTTATATCAACAAAGCAAGGCCGTGGACTACCTTGATGGGTGTTGGTTGGGGATACGGTGCAAACATGCTGACAAAATACCTGGCTGAGGTTGGGGAAAGAACACCACTAACAGCTGCTACATGTATAGACAATCCTTTTGATTTAGATGAAGCAACAAGAACCTTTCCTTATCACCATGTTACTGATCAGAAACTCACTCGCGGACTTATAAATATTCTACAAACGAATAAG GCATTATTCCAAGGCAAAGCAAAAGGTTTTGATGTGGGAAAAGCTCTGCTGGCAAAATCAGTACGTGATTTTGAAGAAGCAATATCCATGGTATCGTATGGCTTTGTGGATATAGAAGACTTTTATACAAAAGCCAGCACAAGAAATATGATCAAGGATATTAAAATTCCTGTTCTGTTTATACAG AGTGATAATGGGATGGTTCCAGCATTCTCAGTTCCACGGAATCTGATTGCAGAAAATCCATTCACAAGTCTGCTCCTATGTTCTTGTCTATCATCAAGTGTTATGGATACTGACACATCTGCTTTATCATGGTGCCAGCTTGTAACAGTCGAG TGGCTCGCAGCAGTGGAGCTAGGACTCTTAAAGGGCCGTCATCCTCTTCTCACAGATATCGATCTTACAATAATTCCCTCTAAAGGATTGACTCTTGTGGAGGATGCAAGGACAGATAAGAATCCAAAAGTAGGAAAATTGTTGGAACTTGCTCGGTCAGATGCATATAATGGATACTCTATTGACCCTTCTGAAGATTTGCTTGAAGGAAGTAAGAATGATGCTGGCCTCCACTTTGGGCCCCAACAAGATGTACAACAGAACTTTGAGCAGGGAGATATGAGTTTGCAGGTAAAAGACGGTCCATTACAGCAGACTAGCTCCTCTGGTAGAGCTTTGGTTGGAGAGGAGGATGCTGCATCAGTGGATAGTGAACATGGTCATGTTATGCAGACAGCCCAAGTAGTAACCAATATGCTTGATGTTACCATGCCTGGTACTCTAACAGAAGAACAGAAGAAAAAG GTATTAGCTGCTGTAGGTCGTGGAGAGACACTCATGAATGCTTTGGAAGATGCTGTTCCAGAAGATGTTCGTGGAAAGTTAAAAGATGCTGTTGCTGGAATTTTGCAAGCACGAGGCTCTGACTTGAAGTTCGATAGAATTCTTAACACTGCTCAGTCTCCTAATTCGTCACCAGGGCAAAAGAACCAAGAAAAATCACCAGGAGCATCAAGTGCAGAAGTTAGTGAAAACCAGTCCTCTTCAAATCAGATGAAAAATACTAGTAGTTCTATAGATGGCTCTGATAACGTTCCAAGTGGCATGAGTGAGCCTGCAGAAGGAACAAAAACAGAAGTTATTCGTGTAGATGAACATTCTACAAGTTCAGCTCAATCTCAAGAATCAAACAATGGCGTTGGTTCTTCTAGGAAGGAAACTGGTGAGTCTAGAGACAACAGTGATACAAATGAGgatttaaaaggaaaaattgttcTTGATATGGATCATAGCAAGAAGGAATTGGAAACGGGTTCTAAATCATATACTCCCGACCGTCCTGATGGAGCAGGTGGCTCTGAAGCAGAAGCTGTTGCTGAACACAAAAGCCAAAAGGGTGGAATAGCTAAAACAGACGAAGAGGAAACTGATATTCCGAAGGTTGACCAGAAAAGTGAAGATTTCTCTAGTGATCAAAGTAAAACAGCGTCAACTGATGCAAAAGAAGAACCTACTTCTCCTATATCCTCTGAGAACCAGACAGTGGAAAGGGAGGGTAATGTTGATGAGAATAAAGATGACAAGAATATGCAGCAAGTTTCACCACAAACTAACTCTTCCAATTCAGATTCTGCTGCCCCTGGCATCAGCGTTTCTCAAGCATTTGAAGCCTTGACAGGGATGGATGATTCAACTCAAATAGctgttaatagtgtttttggtGTGATAGAAAATATGTTGTCTCAGCTTGAGAAGAGCTCAGACAATGAAGATGAAGTCAAGGATGGAAAATCTGTTGAACACAAGTTAGAAGAACAACAAAAAAGTAATACCCAAAGCAATGATTCCAACAC ATCTGGCAAGTTAGAAGAGCAACAAAAAAGTAATGAAGCTAAAGTCAAGGATGAAAAAACTGTTGAACACAAGTTAGAAGAACAACAAAAAGGTAATAGCCAAAGCAATGATCCCAACACATCTGGCAATCCTTCTCTAGATGATCACCATGACGGCATATCCTTGAGGAATGATTCTTGCGATACCGAAGAACAACTAAAAAGCCTCAGCACCATTAATGGAAGCAGTGTATGTGATTCTCAAAATTATAACTCTGATGATCACCCAGTTAAGAAGCCAAGTAATACAAACAGTCAACTAATTGTCGAAAGATCTCTCGATGATGAATGGGATGGACACAGACAGGTAAGTAGCATGCCAGAGTTTATAGTTGCAGGTTCATATGGACACGGGAACTCTCCGTACAAAAAGTACCTCCATAAACATCTTGTTTCGGAGATTCCCACCAAATCACTTGATTTAGACACAACAACTGCATTATTTCTTGATTATTTCCCACAAGGTCAATGGAAACTCTATGAACAACCACAAAAAATGGAAAGTTCTTCTGCTGATACTGAAATTTATAAAGAGGTTGGGAGCAAGATGAAGGACCGCGCatctgcaaaatcttttgatgaAGAAGAGTGTATTGAACCACCATATGTGATATTAGATACTGAAAAGCAACAAGGGCCGGTTAAAGAGTTCAACACAACAGACACTGAGAACAGAATGATTCATACTGATGATGACAGGTCGGAAAAGTCTATCCAATTTGTGAAAAACAAAGTACTAGATTCTTTGAAGATGGAAGTTGGTCGCAAGCTGAATGCTGCGGAAGTGATAGAAATGAAACCAAAACTTACCGAAGATCTGGAACATGTAGCAAATGCCGTTTCACTGGCTGTTGTAACTAGCAAGGGGCAACAACTACTATATTTTGAAAGTCAAGGTCGTGATTTTGAGGGTGCTGTAGGAAAATTTGGCTCTCTTGACGGGGAGTATATCATTAGAGCAATTTCATCCTCTGTTCAGCAAACTAGCTGCCTAAGAAAAGTCATTCCAGTTGGTGTTATTGTTGGATCCATCTTAGCTTCCTTGaggaaatattttaatatagcTCCACGTCAAGAAAATGGCCATGGAAAATCTCTGGCTCTTGGTGATGGGAGGAAACCTGGTGAAAAGAACTATGTCATTGTTGATGCAACAGAGGCAGATCAAGTACCAGATGAGAAAACCAGTTTCGACCATCCCATCAAGAGTGAGTTTGTAGAAAGTGAATTGGAAGATTCAAGCAAAAATACTGTCATGGTTGGTGCTGTTACAGCTGCTATCGGGGCTTCTGCGTTACTCATGCAACAGCAG GATTCACAAGGAGGAAATGTAAATCACAAAAATCAGCCAGAAGGGCTTGAGGAAGAAGTTTCCGATAATCAGAATAACATAATCACAAGCCTTGCTGAGAAAGCCATGTCGGTTGCTGGTCCAGTTGTACCTACCAAAGAAGATGGAGGAGTGGATCAAGATAG ACTGGTTGCAATGCTAGCTGATTTAGGACAGAGAGGTGGCTTGTTGAGGCTAGTTGGGAAATTTGCTTTGCTATGGGGTGGTATCCGCGGTGCAATGAGTTTGACCGACAAGCTTATCTCATTCTTCCATTTTTCTGAGCGTCCGTTGTTTCAGAG GATCTTCGGGTTTGCTGGCATGATCCTTGTTTTATGGTCTCCAGTTGCTATTCCGTTGCTTCCTACAATTGTTCAGGGTTGGACAACAAACACTCCTTCCAAAATAGCTGAGGCTGCCTGCATTATTGGCCTGTACATTGCTATAATGATACTTGTTATGATATGGGGGAAAAGAATCCGTGGATATGAAAATGCATTTGAGCAGTATGGGTTGGACTTAACTTCAAAAAgg ttaattgaatttttgaaaagcttGATTGGTGGAGTCATGTTCATTTTTTCAATCCATGTTGTGAATGCATTTCTTGGTTGTGCAAGTTTCTCTTGGCCTCATATTCCACCTTCTTTAGATGTCATGGCTTGGCTAAAACTCTGTGGACAAATGGGTCTGCTAATTGTACAAGGAACTGTAATGGCAAGTGCCATTTCGTTTGTGGAAGAATTGCTTTTCAGGTCATGGTTGCCCCAGGAAATTGAAGCTGATCTTGGATATCATCGTGGAATCATAATTTCAGGGCTGGCATTTTCTTTCTTGCAGAG GTCGCTACAATCAATACCGGGACTTTTGCTTTTATCTTTGTCTTTGTCAGGTGCCCGGCAGAGAAACGGAGGTAGCCTCTCTATCCCTATCGGGCTACGTGCGGGGATGTTGGCGTCCACTTTTATCCTGCAAAAGGGTGGTTTTTTAACATATAATTATAAAGGAAACATTCCTCTTTGGATGATTGGGTCTCATCCATTTCAACCATTTAGTGGTTTAGTTGGTTTGGTATTTTCTCTATCATTAGCAATCATTCTCTACCCCAGACCGACTTCACAAAAAATTGAATCTAAGGAATGA
- the LOC11443754 gene encoding uncharacterized protein isoform X5 has translation MAVTTLTTSFLPAKPFPSRQFRLYKRRRLKIKASFPVPPPSPFENLFNTLISQCSSVNSIDFIAPSLGFASGSALFFSRFKSSQNSDVGEWILFASPTPFNRFVLLRCPSISFKDNERLIKDEKHYGRIRVNKREKDLEEELKYQRVCLSASDGGVVSLDWPVELDLEEERGLDSTLLIVPGTPQGSMDDNIRVFVIDALKRGFFPVVMNPRGCASSPITTPRLFTAADSDDICTAITYINKARPWTTLMGVGWGYGANMLTKYLAEVGERTPLTAATCIDNPFDLDEATRTFPYHHVTDQKLTRGLINILQTNKALFQGKAKGFDVGKALLAKSVRDFEEAISMVSYGFVDIEDFYTKASTRNMIKDIKIPVLFIQSDNGMVPAFSVPRNLIAENPFTSLLLCSCLSSSVMDTDTSALSWCQLVTVEWLAAVELGLLKGRHPLLTDIDLTIIPSKGLTLVEDARTDKNPKVGKLLELARSDAYNGYSIDPSEDLLEGSKNDAGLHFGPQQDVQQNFEQGDMSLQVKDGPLQQTSSSGRALVGEEDAASVDSEHGHVMQTAQVVTNMLDVTMPGTLTEEQKKKVLAAVGRGETLMNALEDAVPEDVRGKLKDAVAGILQARGSDLKFDRILNTAQSPNSSPGQKNQEKSPGASSAEVSENQSSSNQMKNTSSSIDGSDNVPSGMSEPAEGTKTEVIRVDEHSTSSAQSQESNNGVGSSRKETGESRDNSDTNEDLKGKIVLDMDHSKKELETGSKSYTPDRPDGAGGSEAEAVAEHKSQKGGIAKTDEEETDIPKVDQKSEDFSSDQSKTASTDAKEEPTSPISSENQTVEREGNVDENKDDKNMQQVSPQTNSSNSDSAAPGISVSQAFEALTGMDDSTQIAVNSVFGVIENMLSQLEKSSDNEDEVKDGKSVEHKLEEQQKSNTQSNDSNTSGKLEEQQKSNTQSNDSNTSGKLEEQQKSNEAEVKDEQTVEHKLEEQQKGQSNDSNTSGKLEEQQKSNEAKVKDEKTVEHKLEEQQKGNSQSNDPNTSGNPSLDDHHDGISLRNDSCDTEEQLKSLSTINGSSVCDSQNYNSDDHPVKKPSNTNSQLIVERSLDDEWDGHRQVSSMPEFIVAGSYGHGNSPYKKYLHKHLVSEIPTKSLDLDTTTALFLDYFPQGQWKLYEQPQKMESSSADTEIYKEVGSKMKDRASAKSFDEEECIEPPYVILDTEKQQGPVKEFNTTDTENRMIHTDDDRSEKSIQFVKNKVLDSLKMEVGRKLNAAEVIEMKPKLTEDLEHVANAVSLAVVTSKGQQLLYFESQGRDFEGAVGKFGSLDGEYIIRAISSSVQQTSCLRKVIPVGVIVGSILASLRKYFNIAPRQENGHGKSLALGDGRKPGEKNYVIVDATEADQVPDEKTSFDHPIKSEFVESELEDSSKNTVMVGAVTAAIGASALLMQQQDSQGGNVNHKNQPEGLEEEVSDNQNNIITSLAEKAMSVAGPVVPTKEDGGVDQDRLVAMLADLGQRGGLLRLVGKFALLWGGIRGAMSLTDKLISFFHFSERPLFQRIFGFAGMILVLWSPVAIPLLPTIVQGWTTNTPSKIAEAACIIGLYIAIMILVMIWGKRIRGYENAFEQYGLDLTSKRLIEFLKSLIGGVMFIFSIHVVNAFLGCASFSWPHIPPSLDVMAWLKLCGQMGLLIVQGTVMASAISFVEELLFRSWLPQEIEADLGYHRGIIISGLAFSFLQSEG, from the exons atggcGGTTACAACCCTAACAACCTCTTTTCTTCCCGCCAAACCCTTCCCTTCCCGCCAATTCCGTCTCTACAAACGCCGCCGACTCAAAATCAAAGCCTCATTCCCCGTTCCTCCACCGTCACCGTTTGAAAATCTCTTCAACACGCTAATCTCTCAATGCTCTTCCGTTAATTCAATCGATTTCATTGCTCCGTCTCTCGGTTTTGCTTCCGGTTCTGCTCTTTTCTTCTCCCGATTCAAATCCTCTCAAAACTCCGACGTCGGTGAGTGGATCCTCTTCGCTTCTCCGACACCGTTTAACCGTTTTGTTCTTCTTCGGTGTCCGTCCATTTCGTTTAAGGATAATGAGAGGTTGATTAAGGATGAAAAGCATTACGGGAGGATTCGtgtgaataagagagagaaggaTTTGGAAGAGGAATTGAAGTATCAGAGAGTTTGTTTGAGTGCAAGTGATGGTGGTGTGGTTTCGTTGGATTGGCCTGTTGAATTGGACTTGGAAGAGGAACGTGGTTTGGATTCTACACTACTGATTGTGCCTGGTACTCCTCAAGGGAGTATGGATGATAATATTAGGGTTTTTGTGATTGATGCTCTTAAGAGAGGGTTTTTCCCCGTTGTTATGAATCCTAGAGGATGTGCCTCCTCACCTATCACCACTCCTAG GTTATTTACAGCTGCTGACAGCGATGATATCTGCACAGCTATAACTTATATCAACAAAGCAAGGCCGTGGACTACCTTGATGGGTGTTGGTTGGGGATACGGTGCAAACATGCTGACAAAATACCTGGCTGAGGTTGGGGAAAGAACACCACTAACAGCTGCTACATGTATAGACAATCCTTTTGATTTAGATGAAGCAACAAGAACCTTTCCTTATCACCATGTTACTGATCAGAAACTCACTCGCGGACTTATAAATATTCTACAAACGAATAAG GCATTATTCCAAGGCAAAGCAAAAGGTTTTGATGTGGGAAAAGCTCTGCTGGCAAAATCAGTACGTGATTTTGAAGAAGCAATATCCATGGTATCGTATGGCTTTGTGGATATAGAAGACTTTTATACAAAAGCCAGCACAAGAAATATGATCAAGGATATTAAAATTCCTGTTCTGTTTATACAG AGTGATAATGGGATGGTTCCAGCATTCTCAGTTCCACGGAATCTGATTGCAGAAAATCCATTCACAAGTCTGCTCCTATGTTCTTGTCTATCATCAAGTGTTATGGATACTGACACATCTGCTTTATCATGGTGCCAGCTTGTAACAGTCGAG TGGCTCGCAGCAGTGGAGCTAGGACTCTTAAAGGGCCGTCATCCTCTTCTCACAGATATCGATCTTACAATAATTCCCTCTAAAGGATTGACTCTTGTGGAGGATGCAAGGACAGATAAGAATCCAAAAGTAGGAAAATTGTTGGAACTTGCTCGGTCAGATGCATATAATGGATACTCTATTGACCCTTCTGAAGATTTGCTTGAAGGAAGTAAGAATGATGCTGGCCTCCACTTTGGGCCCCAACAAGATGTACAACAGAACTTTGAGCAGGGAGATATGAGTTTGCAGGTAAAAGACGGTCCATTACAGCAGACTAGCTCCTCTGGTAGAGCTTTGGTTGGAGAGGAGGATGCTGCATCAGTGGATAGTGAACATGGTCATGTTATGCAGACAGCCCAAGTAGTAACCAATATGCTTGATGTTACCATGCCTGGTACTCTAACAGAAGAACAGAAGAAAAAG GTATTAGCTGCTGTAGGTCGTGGAGAGACACTCATGAATGCTTTGGAAGATGCTGTTCCAGAAGATGTTCGTGGAAAGTTAAAAGATGCTGTTGCTGGAATTTTGCAAGCACGAGGCTCTGACTTGAAGTTCGATAGAATTCTTAACACTGCTCAGTCTCCTAATTCGTCACCAGGGCAAAAGAACCAAGAAAAATCACCAGGAGCATCAAGTGCAGAAGTTAGTGAAAACCAGTCCTCTTCAAATCAGATGAAAAATACTAGTAGTTCTATAGATGGCTCTGATAACGTTCCAAGTGGCATGAGTGAGCCTGCAGAAGGAACAAAAACAGAAGTTATTCGTGTAGATGAACATTCTACAAGTTCAGCTCAATCTCAAGAATCAAACAATGGCGTTGGTTCTTCTAGGAAGGAAACTGGTGAGTCTAGAGACAACAGTGATACAAATGAGgatttaaaaggaaaaattgttcTTGATATGGATCATAGCAAGAAGGAATTGGAAACGGGTTCTAAATCATATACTCCCGACCGTCCTGATGGAGCAGGTGGCTCTGAAGCAGAAGCTGTTGCTGAACACAAAAGCCAAAAGGGTGGAATAGCTAAAACAGACGAAGAGGAAACTGATATTCCGAAGGTTGACCAGAAAAGTGAAGATTTCTCTAGTGATCAAAGTAAAACAGCGTCAACTGATGCAAAAGAAGAACCTACTTCTCCTATATCCTCTGAGAACCAGACAGTGGAAAGGGAGGGTAATGTTGATGAGAATAAAGATGACAAGAATATGCAGCAAGTTTCACCACAAACTAACTCTTCCAATTCAGATTCTGCTGCCCCTGGCATCAGCGTTTCTCAAGCATTTGAAGCCTTGACAGGGATGGATGATTCAACTCAAATAGctgttaatagtgtttttggtGTGATAGAAAATATGTTGTCTCAGCTTGAGAAGAGCTCAGACAATGAAGATGAAGTCAAGGATGGAAAATCTGTTGAACACAAGTTAGAAGAACAACAAAAAAGTAATACCCAAAGCAATGATTCCAACACATCGGGCAAGTTAGAAGAACAACAAAAAAGTAATACCCAAAGCAATGATTCCAACACATCTGGCAAGTTAGAAGAGCAACAAAAAAGTAATGAAGCTGAAGTCAAGGATGAACAAACTGTTGAACACAAGTTAGAAGAACAACAAAAAGGTCAAAGCAATGATTCCAACACATCTGGCAAGTTAGAAGAGCAACAAAAAAGTAATGAAGCTAAAGTCAAGGATGAAAAAACTGTTGAACACAAGTTAGAAGAACAACAAAAAGGTAATAGCCAAAGCAATGATCCCAACACATCTGGCAATCCTTCTCTAGATGATCACCATGACGGCATATCCTTGAGGAATGATTCTTGCGATACCGAAGAACAACTAAAAAGCCTCAGCACCATTAATGGAAGCAGTGTATGTGATTCTCAAAATTATAACTCTGATGATCACCCAGTTAAGAAGCCAAGTAATACAAACAGTCAACTAATTGTCGAAAGATCTCTCGATGATGAATGGGATGGACACAGACAGGTAAGTAGCATGCCAGAGTTTATAGTTGCAGGTTCATATGGACACGGGAACTCTCCGTACAAAAAGTACCTCCATAAACATCTTGTTTCGGAGATTCCCACCAAATCACTTGATTTAGACACAACAACTGCATTATTTCTTGATTATTTCCCACAAGGTCAATGGAAACTCTATGAACAACCACAAAAAATGGAAAGTTCTTCTGCTGATACTGAAATTTATAAAGAGGTTGGGAGCAAGATGAAGGACCGCGCatctgcaaaatcttttgatgaAGAAGAGTGTATTGAACCACCATATGTGATATTAGATACTGAAAAGCAACAAGGGCCGGTTAAAGAGTTCAACACAACAGACACTGAGAACAGAATGATTCATACTGATGATGACAGGTCGGAAAAGTCTATCCAATTTGTGAAAAACAAAGTACTAGATTCTTTGAAGATGGAAGTTGGTCGCAAGCTGAATGCTGCGGAAGTGATAGAAATGAAACCAAAACTTACCGAAGATCTGGAACATGTAGCAAATGCCGTTTCACTGGCTGTTGTAACTAGCAAGGGGCAACAACTACTATATTTTGAAAGTCAAGGTCGTGATTTTGAGGGTGCTGTAGGAAAATTTGGCTCTCTTGACGGGGAGTATATCATTAGAGCAATTTCATCCTCTGTTCAGCAAACTAGCTGCCTAAGAAAAGTCATTCCAGTTGGTGTTATTGTTGGATCCATCTTAGCTTCCTTGaggaaatattttaatatagcTCCACGTCAAGAAAATGGCCATGGAAAATCTCTGGCTCTTGGTGATGGGAGGAAACCTGGTGAAAAGAACTATGTCATTGTTGATGCAACAGAGGCAGATCAAGTACCAGATGAGAAAACCAGTTTCGACCATCCCATCAAGAGTGAGTTTGTAGAAAGTGAATTGGAAGATTCAAGCAAAAATACTGTCATGGTTGGTGCTGTTACAGCTGCTATCGGGGCTTCTGCGTTACTCATGCAACAGCAG GATTCACAAGGAGGAAATGTAAATCACAAAAATCAGCCAGAAGGGCTTGAGGAAGAAGTTTCCGATAATCAGAATAACATAATCACAAGCCTTGCTGAGAAAGCCATGTCGGTTGCTGGTCCAGTTGTACCTACCAAAGAAGATGGAGGAGTGGATCAAGATAG ACTGGTTGCAATGCTAGCTGATTTAGGACAGAGAGGTGGCTTGTTGAGGCTAGTTGGGAAATTTGCTTTGCTATGGGGTGGTATCCGCGGTGCAATGAGTTTGACCGACAAGCTTATCTCATTCTTCCATTTTTCTGAGCGTCCGTTGTTTCAGAG GATCTTCGGGTTTGCTGGCATGATCCTTGTTTTATGGTCTCCAGTTGCTATTCCGTTGCTTCCTACAATTGTTCAGGGTTGGACAACAAACACTCCTTCCAAAATAGCTGAGGCTGCCTGCATTATTGGCCTGTACATTGCTATAATGATACTTGTTATGATATGGGGGAAAAGAATCCGTGGATATGAAAATGCATTTGAGCAGTATGGGTTGGACTTAACTTCAAAAAgg ttaattgaatttttgaaaagcttGATTGGTGGAGTCATGTTCATTTTTTCAATCCATGTTGTGAATGCATTTCTTGGTTGTGCAAGTTTCTCTTGGCCTCATATTCCACCTTCTTTAGATGTCATGGCTTGGCTAAAACTCTGTGGACAAATGGGTCTGCTAATTGTACAAGGAACTGTAATGGCAAGTGCCATTTCGTTTGTGGAAGAATTGCTTTTCAGGTCATGGTTGCCCCAGGAAATTGAAGCTGATCTTGGATATCATCGTGGAATCATAATTTCAGGGCTGGCATTTTCTTTCTTGCAGAG TGAAGGTTGA